The Pelodiscus sinensis isolate JC-2024 chromosome 10, ASM4963464v1, whole genome shotgun sequence genome has a segment encoding these proteins:
- the SPTSSB gene encoding serine palmitoyltransferase small subunit B: MDIKHAKEYIYWLYYQYLLITCCYVLEPWEQSMFHTIFITVFAMVVYTAYVFIPIHIHLAFEFFSQLFGDQCESTVAIMN, encoded by the coding sequence ATGGATATTAAGCATGCGAAGGAATATATCTACTGGTTATACTATCAATACCTATTGATCACCTGTTGCTATGTGTTGGAGCCCTGGGAGCAATCTATGTTCCACACTATTTTTATTACTGTTTTTGCTATGGTGGTGTACACAGCTTATGTCTTTATCCCTATCCACATCCATTTGGCTTTTGAGTTCTTCTCCCAGTTATTTGGAGACCAGTGTGAAAGTACTGTTGCTATTATGAACTGA